A genomic window from Nostoc sp. TCL26-01 includes:
- a CDS encoding XisI protein: MDKLNNYRTIIKELLTKSLQYKPSYGDVEVEPIFDTEHDHYQIISIGWNNQKRIYNPIMHLDIKNNKIWIQQNTTEVDIALELMEMGVPKQDIVIGFHTSKMRQLSGFAVE; encoded by the coding sequence ATGGATAAATTAAATAACTATCGGACAATAATTAAAGAATTATTAACAAAATCCCTTCAATATAAGCCTAGTTACGGAGATGTTGAAGTCGAGCCAATTTTTGATACAGAACATGACCATTATCAAATTATTAGCATTGGATGGAACAATCAAAAGCGGATTTATAATCCGATAATGCACCTTGATATCAAAAATAACAAAATTTGGATTCAGCAAAATACAACTGAAGTTGATATTGCTTTAGAACTTATGGAAATGGGAGTGCCTAAACAAGATATTGTCATTGGTTTTCATACCTCAAAAATGCGTCAATTATCGGGATTTGCTGTAGAATAA